A stretch of the Nitrospirota bacterium genome encodes the following:
- a CDS encoding cyclic nucleotide-binding domain-containing protein → MDNLELLQKTVLFKGSSREEIDLAAGLFQERQIRPNTTIFAEKMPSESLYVIKSGNVRISIMAGEGEEKSLLLLGPGEFFGELALLQEESRMVSARSETVVELLVLSRADFQALMDLDPRTAARLVHTIAKLLAMRVKAYGKLFRDMLI, encoded by the coding sequence ATGGACAATCTTGAACTGCTTCAAAAAACGGTGCTGTTCAAAGGCAGCAGCAGGGAAGAAATTGATCTCGCGGCGGGGCTGTTCCAGGAACGCCAGATACGGCCGAATACGACCATCTTCGCTGAAAAAATGCCGTCCGAGTCCCTCTATGTGATCAAAAGCGGCAACGTCAGGATCTCGATCATGGCAGGTGAGGGCGAGGAAAAATCGCTGCTGCTGCTCGGTCCGGGCGAGTTCTTTGGTGAGCTCGCCCTGCTGCAGGAGGAGAGCCGGATGGTCTCCGCGCGTTCCGAGACGGTCGTCGAGCTCCTGGTGCTCTCCCGCGCGGATTTCCAGGCGCTCATGGACCTTGATCCCCGGACCGCGGCCCGGCTCGTGCACACGATCGCGAAACTGCTCGCGATGCGCGTAAAGGCCTACGGCAAGCTGTTCAGGGACATGCTCATCTGA
- a CDS encoding 7-carboxy-7-deazaguanine synthase QueE produces the protein MLTAPVIEIFSSIQGEGPWVGQRQIFVRFGGCNIACQYCDTPGRDESAIHGQTSFCRVQRDSASLDHEELPADMTCQKLTQLCSRLIPPGFARPVISLTGGEPLLQQAFLGVWLPGMRPRCLVYLETNGICHEAMAGLRDLVDTVSMDFKLPSATGLRPFWEEHKKFLAACRGKSLFGKAVVTRDTDEQDILTAARLLADHDPSGTLVIQPADGASTPHGCQLLHFQVAALRVIGDVRIIPQVHKMLNIP, from the coding sequence ATGCTTACGGCACCGGTGATCGAAATATTCTCATCAATTCAGGGAGAAGGTCCCTGGGTCGGCCAACGCCAGATCTTCGTCCGTTTTGGAGGCTGCAACATCGCCTGTCAGTACTGCGACACGCCCGGTAGGGATGAATCTGCGATCCACGGCCAGACCTCCTTCTGCCGCGTGCAGCGGGACAGCGCCTCCCTCGACCACGAAGAATTGCCGGCAGATATGACCTGCCAGAAGCTCACCCAGTTATGCTCCCGGCTGATCCCGCCTGGTTTTGCCCGGCCCGTGATCAGCCTGACCGGCGGCGAGCCTCTTCTTCAGCAGGCATTTCTGGGTGTGTGGCTTCCCGGGATGAGACCGCGGTGTCTCGTTTATCTCGAAACGAACGGCATCTGCCACGAAGCCATGGCCGGCCTCCGGGACCTGGTCGACACGGTGAGCATGGACTTCAAACTGCCCTCCGCTACCGGCCTCCGGCCGTTCTGGGAGGAGCACAAAAAGTTCCTTGCCGCCTGCCGGGGAAAATCCCTGTTCGGCAAGGCGGTGGTTACGCGGGACACCGATGAGCAGGATATTCTGACAGCGGCCCGCCTCCTCGCCGACCATGATCCATCCGGTACGCTGGTCATCCAGCCCGCGGACGGGGCATCGACGCCTCATGGCTGCCAGCTCCTCCATTTTCAGGTTGCGGCTCTGCGGGTCATCGGAGACGTACGGATCATCCCGCAGGTCCATAAGATGCTGAACATTCCATGA
- a CDS encoding HEPN domain-containing protein: MQEIVKTRLAQAQEALEEARALLAEGAVLNFVINSLYYAFLHPVLGLLRARSLDAPMQSSAIERFEREFARTAGFDKRFVDALSRAFELKPSCECKGQVAVTRGDIEELLPVAQDFLAWVRDAAE, encoded by the coding sequence ATGCAGGAGATCGTGAAAACCAGGCTGGCGCAGGCACAGGAGGCCCTCGAAGAAGCGCGGGCGCTTCTGGCCGAAGGTGCGGTGCTGAACTTTGTGATCAACAGCCTGTACTACGCGTTCCTGCATCCCGTTCTGGGTCTGCTCCGGGCGCGCAGTCTGGACGCGCCCATGCAGAGCTCGGCCATCGAGCGGTTCGAGCGCGAGTTCGCCCGGACCGCCGGTTTCGACAAGCGGTTCGTCGATGCTCTTAGCCGGGCCTTCGAACTCAAGCCGTCATGCGAGTGTAAAGGTCAAGTGGCCGTGACGCGCGGGGATATCGAGGAACTGCTGCCTGTTGCGCAGGACTTTCTTGCATGGGTCAGGGACGCGGCCGAGTAA
- a CDS encoding tetratricopeptide repeat protein: protein MATIKKRSQAAKKQPEQQIVTWAHIASDFYARNRKFVMIAVSILAIALLLGGGFVLKRSLDEQKAGPLFDSAYERYSPASGSRPDYAAALGLFRDVQKKYSSTLSGAMAGLYAGNCLMNMGRADEALQEYQSFITGYKNEELLTGLAYQRMGYLYAGMGKQADAIKAFKQAEALSGPGAASIELARLYEASGNAAESQKEYKMIADRLAGTTWGVEAMGKVQKIESQPASVSPQGDASKQTTSGKSK, encoded by the coding sequence ATGGCCACGATCAAGAAAAGATCACAAGCAGCGAAGAAGCAGCCTGAGCAGCAGATCGTAACGTGGGCGCACATTGCCTCGGATTTCTATGCCCGGAACAGAAAGTTCGTCATGATAGCCGTATCGATCCTGGCGATCGCCCTCTTGCTGGGAGGAGGATTTGTTCTCAAGCGCTCCCTGGACGAGCAGAAGGCGGGGCCTCTGTTTGATTCGGCCTATGAACGCTACAGCCCGGCTTCCGGGTCACGACCCGATTATGCCGCGGCACTTGGCCTCTTCAGGGATGTGCAGAAGAAATATTCTTCAACGCTGAGCGGCGCAATGGCCGGACTGTATGCCGGCAATTGTCTCATGAATATGGGGAGAGCCGACGAGGCCCTTCAGGAATACCAGTCGTTCATAACGGGGTACAAGAACGAAGAACTGCTGACTGGACTAGCCTACCAGCGCATGGGGTATCTCTATGCCGGTATGGGAAAGCAGGCGGACGCTATCAAGGCATTCAAGCAGGCCGAGGCATTGTCAGGCCCCGGTGCCGCTTCCATTGAACTCGCCAGGCTCTATGAGGCTTCCGGAAATGCAGCTGAATCGCAGAAGGAATATAAAATGATCGCCGACAGGCTTGCGGGCACCACCTGGGGTGTCGAAGCCATGGGCAAGGTCCAGAAGATCGAGTCTCAGCCCGCTTCCGTATCTCCGCAGGGAGATGCCTCGAAGCAGACAACATCAGGCAAGAGCAAGTAA
- a CDS encoding LysM peptidoglycan-binding domain-containing protein, whose amino-acid sequence MVRKIPFIILAVTFSILATFQAVRAEQQASASPLPAQAIPSQLKPPSEDVAQLDEVIEDNIDIKPYHIPMVLNDSVENHLEYFKTRGHEVFQRWLDRSARYIPIMKDIFREKNLPEDLVYVAMIESGFNPYAVSWAKAVGPWQFMPATGKLYGLRIDWWVDERKDPIKSTQAAAEHLKDLHNLFGSWPLALASYNAGAGKVQRAVLRTRSEDFWDLKASRYIRKETKNYVPKYMAATIIAKNPEAYGFTVSSFDPFKYDETVIEDSTDLRLIAKCANCTYEEIKELNPELRRWITPPQADRYTLRLPSGRKEIFLANYAAIPPEQKIKWERHEVKRGETLAALAKEYNTSPEAICDINGLKKKRITPGKHILIPRDINAKSQELGFLTPGQSMRQQQILYRVRSGETLSRIAKKHNVTVADIREWNKGIGSTVRAGQKIKLVVDVDQI is encoded by the coding sequence ATGGTTCGGAAAATTCCTTTTATTATTCTTGCAGTTACCTTTTCAATTTTGGCGACGTTCCAGGCTGTTCGGGCTGAACAGCAGGCATCCGCGTCGCCCCTGCCCGCTCAGGCCATTCCGTCACAGTTGAAGCCCCCTTCGGAAGACGTGGCACAGCTCGACGAGGTCATAGAAGATAACATCGACATCAAGCCCTATCACATACCGATGGTCCTGAACGACAGCGTAGAGAACCATCTTGAGTACTTCAAAACCCGGGGCCACGAGGTGTTCCAGCGGTGGCTCGACCGTTCCGCACGGTACATACCGATCATGAAGGACATCTTCCGGGAAAAGAACCTTCCCGAAGACCTTGTGTATGTTGCCATGATTGAGAGCGGGTTCAACCCCTATGCGGTCTCCTGGGCGAAGGCGGTCGGACCGTGGCAGTTCATGCCGGCAACGGGAAAGCTGTACGGCCTCAGGATCGACTGGTGGGTAGACGAACGCAAAGATCCGATCAAGTCCACGCAGGCTGCTGCAGAGCACCTCAAGGACCTGCATAACCTGTTCGGTTCCTGGCCACTCGCCCTGGCCTCTTACAATGCAGGAGCCGGCAAGGTCCAGCGAGCCGTTCTCAGGACGAGGTCCGAGGATTTCTGGGACCTGAAGGCATCCCGATATATCAGGAAAGAAACGAAGAACTACGTGCCCAAATATATGGCTGCCACGATCATAGCCAAGAACCCGGAAGCCTACGGGTTCACGGTCTCATCCTTCGATCCGTTCAAGTACGACGAGACGGTGATCGAGGACAGCACTGACCTGAGGCTTATCGCAAAATGCGCGAATTGCACCTACGAAGAGATCAAGGAGCTGAACCCGGAGCTTCGGCGGTGGATCACGCCTCCGCAGGCGGACCGGTACACGCTCCGGCTCCCCTCGGGCAGGAAAGAGATCTTCCTGGCAAATTATGCGGCAATACCGCCGGAACAGAAGATCAAGTGGGAGCGCCATGAAGTAAAGCGCGGCGAAACGCTGGCAGCCCTGGCGAAAGAGTACAACACCTCACCGGAGGCCATCTGCGATATCAACGGGCTCAAGAAGAAACGCATAACGCCGGGCAAGCACATCCTGATCCCCCGGGATATCAACGCGAAGTCGCAGGAGTTGGGCTTTTTGACACCGGGGCAGTCAATGAGGCAGCAGCAGATCCTGTACCGGGTACGAAGCGGTGAAACGCTCTCCCGGATCGCCAAGAAGCACAATGTGACCGTCGCGGATATCCGGGAGTGGAACAAGGGCATTGGCAGCACGGTGCGGGCGGGCCAGAAGATCAAGCTCGTCGTGGATGTGGACCAGATCTAG
- a CDS encoding TIGR01212 family radical SAM protein (This family includes YhcC from E. coli K-12, an uncharacterized radical SAM protein.) encodes MKTSAIPVKQAIRRYNAFGQYMKDLYGQPVYKVNVDAGFTCPNRDGSIATGGCIYCNNDSFRPTACASSLSLRDQITNGIPYLRSRYRAEKFIVYFQPFTNTYAAVDVLERLYREALDHPGVVGLAIGTRPDCVDPEKVELLERLAKDWFILVEYGVQSVYDKTLRFINRGHDYECFRKAVALTAGRGIHVGAHLILGFPTETRDEMLAMAGELSQQPIAFLKIHQLQVVKETALADHYTKNPFPTFQYDEYLDILVDFLERLSPDIVLQRLFAAAPDEILIAPVWNKTRSELLRDLDRRMEQRGSWQGKARIERDL; translated from the coding sequence ATGAAAACGTCAGCAATACCGGTCAAACAGGCGATACGCCGCTATAACGCCTTTGGACAGTACATGAAGGACCTGTACGGTCAGCCGGTCTATAAGGTGAACGTGGATGCCGGATTCACGTGCCCGAACCGCGATGGCAGCATAGCCACGGGAGGCTGCATCTACTGCAACAATGACAGCTTCAGACCTACGGCCTGCGCCAGTTCGCTCTCTCTTCGGGACCAGATCACGAACGGCATCCCGTACCTGCGCTCCCGGTACAGGGCGGAGAAGTTCATCGTCTATTTCCAGCCCTTCACCAACACCTATGCCGCCGTTGACGTGCTGGAGCGCCTCTATCGGGAAGCGCTCGACCACCCCGGGGTCGTCGGCCTCGCCATCGGAACGAGGCCCGACTGCGTTGACCCAGAAAAAGTGGAACTGCTTGAGCGGCTCGCGAAGGATTGGTTCATCCTCGTTGAATACGGCGTCCAGTCCGTCTACGACAAGACGCTCCGGTTCATCAACCGGGGCCATGATTACGAATGCTTCAGGAAGGCCGTGGCCCTGACCGCTGGCAGGGGCATCCATGTCGGGGCACACCTCATTCTCGGGTTCCCCACGGAGACCAGGGACGAGATGCTCGCCATGGCCGGCGAGCTGTCGCAGCAGCCCATCGCATTCCTGAAGATACACCAGCTCCAGGTCGTGAAGGAGACGGCGCTCGCGGATCATTACACCAAGAATCCCTTTCCGACGTTCCAATACGATGAATACCTCGACATCCTCGTCGATTTCCTGGAGCGGCTGTCCCCGGACATCGTCCTGCAGCGGCTGTTCGCGGCGGCGCCGGACGAGATCCTGATCGCTCCCGTTTGGAACAAGACGCGGAGCGAGCTGCTCCGCGACCTCGATAGGCGCATGGAGCAGCGGGGAAGCTGGCAGGGGAAGGCGCGCATCGAGCGGGATCTGTAA
- a CDS encoding NFACT family protein: MDFQLLSTVIDELSGLLPGARVQRVYDSEGKEIVLVLRGNARTFLLILSPNRSQPRLHLVTRKPPAAPVQHPFSQFLKSRITAGRVVSAALLNRDRIAAIRFSRQGRVHVLLFELMGPSSNLIVTDETGAVLATYYQTSLSNQSVRLLVPGARYVFPEKKVSQPGKGGSPDLPGDAAQPGEEGQANRMAELHYDHVLGLKRLADARSLLVSAIKKQQRKTARRLEALLQDDAAARNAEGHKEAGDLILANLHALKTGMYEAELAGLDGQLVRITLNPERSPIANAEQYFKRYKKAKAAQKIIDSRLRATRDEAALLRELCDEAEQAKTEQDLAPVRSRLAEQGFGGTPRGGQQRKRPGAPAVPFRRVVFEGWEILIGKSAAGNDQLTTRLAMPDDIWLHAEGLPGSHVVIRNPRKDPLPPDVLTRAASLAAFYSKGRSSGKVSVTYTLARHVKKPRGAKKGLVTLSARRSIMAVPAKEN, encoded by the coding sequence GTGGACTTTCAACTGCTGTCGACAGTCATAGATGAACTCTCCGGTCTCCTGCCGGGAGCCCGTGTTCAGCGCGTATACGACAGCGAGGGAAAAGAGATCGTCCTTGTTCTTCGCGGAAACGCCAGGACGTTCCTGCTGATCCTTTCGCCGAACCGTTCCCAGCCGCGCCTTCACCTTGTGACGAGGAAGCCGCCTGCCGCTCCCGTGCAGCATCCGTTCTCACAGTTCCTCAAAAGCCGGATCACAGCGGGCCGCGTCGTGAGCGCAGCCCTTCTGAACCGGGACCGCATTGCCGCCATCCGTTTCTCACGACAGGGCAGGGTCCATGTGCTTCTGTTCGAACTCATGGGGCCTTCATCGAATCTGATCGTGACCGATGAGACCGGCGCCGTCCTGGCAACCTATTACCAGACCTCCCTCTCGAACCAATCAGTCCGGTTGCTCGTTCCCGGAGCCCGGTACGTATTCCCGGAGAAGAAGGTATCGCAGCCGGGCAAAGGGGGATCTCCCGATCTGCCGGGGGATGCCGCACAGCCGGGAGAGGAAGGGCAGGCGAACCGCATGGCCGAGCTCCATTATGATCATGTCCTCGGGCTGAAGCGGCTCGCAGACGCCCGATCGCTGCTTGTATCAGCGATAAAAAAACAGCAGCGGAAAACGGCACGGAGGCTCGAGGCTCTCCTGCAGGACGACGCGGCTGCCCGTAACGCTGAGGGGCATAAAGAAGCGGGGGACCTGATCCTGGCGAACCTGCACGCGCTCAAAACGGGGATGTACGAGGCGGAACTGGCCGGTCTTGACGGACAGTTGGTCCGGATAACACTGAATCCGGAGCGATCCCCGATCGCAAACGCGGAGCAGTACTTTAAGCGGTACAAGAAGGCAAAAGCTGCGCAGAAGATCATTGATTCCCGGCTCCGGGCCACCAGGGACGAGGCGGCATTGCTGCGTGAGCTTTGTGATGAAGCCGAGCAGGCCAAGACGGAGCAGGACCTTGCCCCGGTACGGTCGCGGCTTGCGGAACAGGGGTTCGGCGGGACTCCCCGCGGAGGACAGCAGCGAAAACGTCCGGGGGCGCCGGCAGTGCCGTTTCGCCGGGTTGTCTTCGAAGGATGGGAGATCCTAATCGGGAAAAGCGCTGCCGGCAACGACCAGCTCACGACCAGACTGGCCATGCCGGACGATATCTGGCTCCATGCAGAAGGGCTTCCCGGGTCTCACGTGGTGATCAGGAATCCCCGGAAGGACCCGTTGCCGCCGGATGTCCTCACGCGGGCGGCGTCCCTTGCTGCGTTCTACAGCAAGGGCAGGTCGTCAGGGAAGGTATCGGTGACCTACACCCTTGCCAGGCATGTAAAGAAGCCCCGGGGAGCAAAAAAAGGCCTTGTCACTCTTTCGGCGCGACGATCGATCATGGCGGTCCCGGCAAAGGAGAACTGA
- a CDS encoding Ppx/GppA phosphatase family protein — translation MILAGIDIGTNTLRLLIAEAISGSIREIHSDRRITRLGEKLDGTGLLSPEARQRSLAALAGFRKRIDEFGVTAVRAVGTSALRQAENAGPFIAEVRERTGIAVQVITGEEEARLTVLGVFAALRGVPDAGLDEAMIVDIGGGSTEIITRDRNGKTNEASLPLGAVYLTERFFKHDPAFPEELERLRQWIQKGLNALPALDTVASGRLLVGTAGTVTTLAAMDLRLDAYDPVRIHRWALTREAISALVLQLGRSTISERRSIPGLERGREDIILAGALVMEEIMRHFGFKKALVSDWGLREGILLDLADEMSGGKTRCRE, via the coding sequence ATGATCCTTGCGGGGATCGACATCGGAACCAACACCCTCCGCCTTCTCATCGCAGAGGCCATCTCCGGCTCAATCCGCGAAATCCATTCCGACAGAAGGATCACCAGGCTGGGTGAAAAACTCGACGGGACCGGCTTGCTGTCACCCGAGGCCCGCCAACGTTCCCTCGCGGCGCTTGCCGGCTTCCGGAAGCGTATCGACGAGTTCGGCGTTACGGCGGTCCGGGCCGTCGGCACGAGCGCGCTCAGGCAGGCCGAAAACGCAGGTCCCTTCATCGCCGAAGTCCGGGAAAGGACCGGGATCGCGGTACAGGTGATAACCGGCGAAGAGGAAGCACGACTCACGGTACTCGGGGTCTTCGCCGCACTCAGGGGCGTGCCCGACGCCGGTCTCGACGAGGCCATGATAGTTGATATCGGCGGAGGGAGCACCGAGATCATAACCCGGGACCGCAACGGGAAGACGAACGAGGCCAGCCTGCCGCTGGGCGCGGTCTATCTCACGGAACGGTTCTTCAAGCATGATCCGGCGTTCCCGGAAGAGCTGGAGAGGCTCAGACAGTGGATCCAGAAGGGGCTGAATGCACTTCCCGCTCTTGACACAGTGGCTTCCGGGAGGCTTCTTGTGGGGACTGCAGGCACGGTCACGACGCTGGCTGCAATGGATCTGCGGCTCGACGCATATGATCCCGTCCGGATTCACCGTTGGGCGCTGACCCGGGAAGCGATCTCCGCTCTGGTCCTGCAGCTCGGCAGAAGCACGATCAGCGAGCGTCGGAGCATTCCCGGCCTGGAACGCGGCCGCGAGGACATCATCCTGGCCGGCGCTCTGGTGATGGAGGAGATCATGCGGCATTTCGGCTTCAAGAAGGCGCTGGTGAGCGACTGGGGGCTCCGGGAGGGAATACTTCTGGATCTCGCGGACGAGATGAGCGGCGGCAAGACCCGCTGCCGGGAGTAG
- a CDS encoding DUF2147 domain-containing protein: MKTVLAALFAGMMLLSAFPLFASDRDSILGVWNNEEKDARIELFKCGEKYCGRIVSLKEPNYPAGSEEGKPGTPKLDHNNPVPGLRTVPIIGLQIVRDFVFAGDGLWKDGKVYDPKNGKTYSGKMTLVSPDQLHLRGYIGISLIGRTTTWTR; encoded by the coding sequence ATGAAAACCGTTCTTGCTGCGCTCTTTGCAGGCATGATGCTGTTGTCTGCCTTCCCCCTCTTCGCCTCGGATCGTGACAGCATTCTCGGCGTCTGGAACAACGAGGAGAAGGACGCGAGGATCGAGCTGTTCAAATGCGGCGAAAAATACTGCGGCAGGATCGTGTCGCTCAAGGAACCGAACTACCCTGCGGGGTCAGAGGAGGGCAAACCGGGAACGCCGAAGCTCGACCATAACAATCCCGTTCCCGGGCTCAGGACCGTCCCGATCATCGGCCTCCAGATCGTGCGGGATTTCGTCTTTGCCGGAGACGGCCTGTGGAAGGACGGCAAGGTGTACGATCCGAAGAACGGGAAGACCTACAGCGGCAAGATGACGCTCGTATCTCCGGATCAATTGCACCTGAGGGGTTACATCGGCATTTCGCTCATCGGCAGAACGACGACGTGGACGAGGTAG
- a CDS encoding histidinol phosphate phosphatase domain-containing protein, whose product MIDLHTHSLFSDGVLVPSELVRRAIMKGYEVIAITDHADASNLDFTIPRVATACRELSRRWKIVALPGIELTHIPPETFAELTERARALGAAVVVAHGETLVEPVHPGTNRAAIEAGVDILAHPGLITPEEAELASKNGVHLEISSRKGHSLSNGHVARIAGLTGAKLVIDTDTHEPGDLITDEFAREVLLGAGLDADRIGDVLGNSRALAEKAKKMLKQ is encoded by the coding sequence ATGATCGACCTCCATACCCATTCTCTTTTCAGCGACGGCGTTCTCGTCCCGTCGGAGCTCGTCCGCCGCGCAATCATGAAAGGCTACGAGGTGATCGCGATAACTGACCATGCCGACGCCTCGAACCTGGATTTCACCATTCCCCGGGTGGCCACGGCCTGCAGGGAGCTGTCGCGTCGCTGGAAGATCGTCGCGCTTCCCGGCATCGAACTCACGCACATCCCGCCCGAGACCTTTGCCGAGCTGACCGAGCGGGCAAGGGCCCTCGGGGCCGCTGTCGTGGTGGCGCACGGGGAGACCCTGGTCGAGCCCGTCCATCCCGGCACGAACCGGGCGGCGATCGAGGCAGGGGTGGACATCCTGGCCCACCCCGGACTCATCACGCCGGAGGAAGCCGAGCTGGCCTCAAAGAACGGCGTACACCTCGAGATCTCGTCCCGCAAGGGACACAGCCTGTCGAACGGTCACGTGGCCAGGATTGCCGGTCTGACCGGCGCAAAGCTTGTGATCGACACGGACACCCACGAACCGGGCGACCTCATCACGGACGAATTCGCCCGGGAGGTCCTGCTGGGCGCAGGGCTGGACGCAGACCGCATCGGCGACGTTCTCGGGAATTCCAGGGCGCTCGCTGAAAAAGCGAAAAAGATGCTCAAGCAGTGA
- a CDS encoding ATP-binding protein, with protein sequence MQTRGNRRLNLGTKLIVLTSALVLTTAFVIGVYAIRDEQKNDYELLLDHGRSLALMIAQNSAQGISTEDKAALRQIINLVSTDPSIAYIFILNADERVLLYKTAEDFPIHIPAMPRVEGGREARLIRYQPFYNREDGKHYVNIVAPVVTQDSNGPAVTRAAPDAGPGVIGSIHLGVSQEALRSRLRHIIVSIAIFTSLIIIAGVIVTILVTRRIIAPINDLNQATRDIAEGKLDRLIDIRSNDEVSDLAGAFNQMLVQLQASHDKVERHTAELTVALDRMQQEMAVRERTEQALKESERKYRVIFEESKDVIFICSQDGKFLDINRAGADLFGYASADALQALDPARDLFDQPEQHTILQSMLLRQGLVKDHEVTLRRSDGERLTVLVTASIVREAPGPGWTYRGAFHDVTEKRRLEQQLVQSQKMEAIGQLAGGIAHDFNNILTAIMGYANLLVFDLAEDSPLAHHAEHIISSADRAANLTRSLLAFSRKQVISPKPVNLNVIVAGIEKLLATLIGEHIELRTSFEANDVIVLADSGNIEQVLINLCTNARDAMPNGGRVTIGISKTGVSETPAAAAGGKPGPYALIAVSDTGMGIDERIREKIFEPFFTTKETGKGTGLGLSIVYGIIQQHAGFVTLQSESGKGTRFSLYLPLIEGSGSLAEKQPLPLPRGGSETILVAEDDPDVRTLIRLVLRGNGYQVIETVDGQDALAVISRHQSKIHLLLLDVIMPKKNGKEVYDTVKNVDPDIKAVFMSGYTADIIDKKGILAENLHFLPKPIVPHELLTIVRQALDRER encoded by the coding sequence TTGCAAACCAGAGGGAACAGGCGGCTCAACCTGGGAACCAAGCTCATTGTGTTGACCAGCGCGCTCGTCCTGACAACAGCGTTCGTCATCGGCGTATATGCCATCCGGGATGAGCAGAAGAATGACTACGAGCTGTTGCTCGACCATGGCCGCTCCCTTGCCCTCATGATCGCCCAGAACAGCGCGCAGGGCATTTCCACCGAGGACAAAGCTGCACTGCGCCAGATCATCAACCTGGTCAGCACCGATCCCTCCATTGCTTACATCTTCATCCTGAACGCAGATGAGCGGGTATTGCTCTATAAAACAGCCGAGGACTTTCCCATCCATATCCCTGCAATGCCCCGGGTAGAGGGCGGACGGGAAGCGCGGCTGATCCGTTATCAGCCCTTTTACAACAGGGAGGACGGCAAGCACTACGTGAACATAGTGGCGCCCGTCGTCACTCAGGACAGCAATGGTCCCGCCGTCACACGGGCCGCGCCAGATGCCGGGCCGGGCGTGATCGGCTCTATTCACCTCGGCGTATCGCAGGAAGCGCTTCGAAGCAGGCTCCGGCATATCATTGTATCGATCGCGATCTTCACGTCCCTGATCATCATTGCCGGCGTCATCGTGACGATCCTGGTCACCCGCCGGATCATTGCACCGATCAATGACCTGAACCAGGCGACACGCGATATCGCGGAAGGAAAGCTGGACCGTCTGATCGACATTCGCAGCAATGACGAAGTCTCCGATCTGGCAGGCGCATTCAATCAAATGCTGGTCCAGTTGCAGGCGTCCCATGACAAGGTGGAGCGCCATACTGCCGAGCTGACCGTCGCGCTCGACCGTATGCAGCAGGAAATGGCGGTCCGGGAACGTACCGAGCAGGCCCTCAAGGAATCAGAACGAAAATACCGCGTCATTTTCGAGGAGTCCAAGGACGTCATCTTCATCTGCTCTCAGGACGGGAAATTCCTGGACATCAACCGCGCAGGCGCCGACCTGTTCGGGTACGCGTCGGCTGACGCCCTCCAGGCCCTGGATCCGGCCCGGGATTTGTTTGACCAGCCTGAGCAGCATACGATCCTCCAGAGCATGCTGCTCAGGCAGGGCCTCGTCAAGGACCACGAGGTCACTCTGCGCAGGAGCGATGGCGAAAGGCTGACGGTACTGGTCACTGCCTCGATCGTCCGCGAGGCGCCGGGCCCAGGCTGGACCTACCGGGGCGCCTTTCATGACGTGACGGAAAAGCGGCGGCTGGAGCAGCAGCTGGTGCAGTCCCAGAAAATGGAGGCCATCGGCCAGCTTGCCGGCGGCATCGCCCATGACTTCAATAACATCCTGACGGCAATCATGGGATATGCGAACCTGCTCGTGTTCGACCTGGCCGAAGACAGCCCGCTCGCCCACCACGCGGAGCATATCATCTCCTCGGCCGACCGCGCAGCGAATCTGACCCGCAGCCTGCTCGCATTCAGCCGGAAGCAAGTGATCAGCCCCAAGCCCGTCAACCTGAACGTCATCGTTGCCGGCATCGAGAAGCTGCTCGCGACGCTCATTGGTGAACACATCGAGCTGCGTACGAGTTTCGAAGCGAATGACGTCATAGTGCTGGCCGACAGCGGGAATATCGAACAGGTCCTGATCAATCTCTGCACCAATGCCCGCGATGCGATGCCGAACGGCGGCCGCGTTACCATCGGGATTTCGAAAACAGGGGTCTCCGAAACCCCGGCCGCGGCGGCAGGCGGAAAGCCGGGACCGTACGCGCTCATCGCCGTCTCGGACACGGGCATGGGAATCGATGAACGGATCAGGGAAAAGATCTTCGAACCGTTCTTTACGACCAAGGAAACGGGAAAGGGGACCGGTCTGGGCCTGTCCATCGTGTATGGCATCATCCAGCAGCATGCCGGATTTGTGACCCTGCAGAGCGAGTCCGGTAAGGGAACCCGGTTCAGCCTTTATCTTCCGCTGATCGAAGGCTCCGGCTCCCTTGCCGAGAAGCAGCCTCTCCCGCTGCCGCGGGGCGGATCGGAGACCATTCTGGTCGCCGAAGACGACCCTGATGTTCGCACGCTGATCAGGCTCGTACTCCGGGGAAACGGCTACCAGGTCATTGAAACCGTCGACGGTCAGGACGCACTTGCCGTAATCAGCCGTCATCAGTCAAAGATTCACCTGCTCCTCCTTGATGTGATCATGCCGAAAAAGAACGGGAAGGAAGTGTACGATACGGTCAAGAACGTCGACCCGGATATCAAGGCGGTGTTCATGAGCGGGTATACGGCCGACATCATCGACAAAAAAGGGATCCTCGCGGAGAACCTGCATTTTTTACCCAAGCCGATCGTGCCCCACGAGCTGCTCACAATCGTGCGTCAGGCGCTTGACCGGGAGCGGTGA